The following DNA comes from Candidatus Omnitrophota bacterium.
CAGGGAACCTGTGATACAGGTCGACGAAGAAGAATTAAAAAAAATAGCCACTCTAACGGACGGTGCGTATTTCAGGGCGAGTGACATGAACACTCTCCGGGAGAGTTACCGGGAGATTGACAGGCTCGAGAAGACCGGTATCGAGCAGAAAAGTTTCGAGGAGTACGTGGATGTATTCCAGTACTTTATCTTCCCGGCGCTCGGCTTACTGCTTCTGGAGATGATACTGCGTAACACGTTCTTAAGAAGGATACCGTAAAGATGAAGTTCGGTGATTTTCAGTTATTCACATATTTGATATGGCTTGTACCGGTACTGGCGCTCTTCTACGCTTGGGCCATGAAAAGGGAGACGAGAACAATAGAGAAATTCGCCCAGAAGGAGCTCCTCTCGGGTATAGCGCCATTTTATGACGCGAAACTCAGGAAGATGTGGGTGGTTTTTAATATTACTGCGGTTCTTTTTATGATAATAGCTTTATCGAGGCCGCAGTGGGGGTTTTACTGGAAGGAGGATGAACGCAAGGGGCTTGACGTGGTAATAGCCGTTGATACCTCTCGAAGCATGCTTGCGGTGGACATACAGCCCAACAGGCTGAGTTTCGCGAAAACGGAGCTCAAGGATTTCGTGAGAAGGCTCAAGGGCGACAGGGTGGGGTTAATAGCCTTCTCCGGGCAGGCGTTCCTCCAGTGCCCGCTTACAGCGGATTACAACGGGTTCCTGCTGACGCTGAACGACCTGAGCACGGAGACCATCCCCACGGGGGGAACTTCCATCTCCAGCGCGATAGAGGAGGCTATAAGAAGCTACAAGGGAGCGGCTACGAGGCACAGGGTCATGATAATCATCACCGACGGGGAGACAACGGAGGCAGGCACTGAAAAAGCCGTGGAGCGCGCGCGAAAGGAGGGCATAACCATATCCTGCATAGGTATAGGTACTCCGAAAGGCGATTTTATACCTTACCTTGATGAAAAAGGCCAGAAGGTCTACGTCAAGGACGCCAAGGGTAACCGCGTCAAGTCGCGCCTTATGGAAAGCACGCTCCAGATGATAGCGGAGAAGACCGGGGGTATATACGTGAGGGCCTCGCAGGCGGACTTCGGTCTGAGAGAGATTTACGAAAAACGCCTGTCAAAACTGGAAAAGAAGAAAACCGAGGAGAAAAAAGTAAAAGTATACAAGGAAAGGTACCAGTACCCGCTGGCAGTGGTATTGCTGCTCTTTTTCGGGGAACTGGTCCTTAAAGCGCGGAAACGGGAAGCATAACAATGAAAACGAGGATATTTTTCAGGAAACTTTTAGCTGTACTGATATCAGTCTCATTGATAACAGGTCCCGTGCGCGCTGATGATGCCGATAAGAAGCTGATGAAGTTCGCCAACGGTCTTTTTCGCGAGAAAAAATACGAAGAAGCGCTGGAAGTATACAAGGAACTTCTGAAAAAGAGACCCGATTCTCCCCTGGTAAACTTTAACGCGGCAACGGTGTATTACGAGCAGGAAGACTACGACACGGCCATCAAATCCTTTACGCGAGCTCTCAGTACGGAGGATATCTCCCTTGAAAAAGACGCTCTCATGGGCATAGGGAACTCTTACTACAGAAAAAGCGAGTCCATGGAAGATATTAACATGGAAGAGGCGGTGGCCCTCTGTAAAAAGGCCCAGTCCTATTATAAAAGAGCGATCGACGTGGACGAAGGCGACAGAAGGCCTAAATACAACCATGAAGTGGCGGCTAAACGGATAATAGCCTTAAAAGAGAAGAAAAAGCGCATGAAGGAGTCCTCTTCAAAAGCATCGAGGAAGAATGCCAGGCAGAGGGAAGAGGACCGGAAGCAGAGAAGGAGACGGCAGCGCAGGCAAGAAGACCAGAAAA
Coding sequences within:
- a CDS encoding VWA domain-containing protein: MKFGDFQLFTYLIWLVPVLALFYAWAMKRETRTIEKFAQKELLSGIAPFYDAKLRKMWVVFNITAVLFMIIALSRPQWGFYWKEDERKGLDVVIAVDTSRSMLAVDIQPNRLSFAKTELKDFVRRLKGDRVGLIAFSGQAFLQCPLTADYNGFLLTLNDLSTETIPTGGTSISSAIEEAIRSYKGAATRHRVMIIITDGETTEAGTEKAVERARKEGITISCIGIGTPKGDFIPYLDEKGQKVYVKDAKGNRVKSRLMESTLQMIAEKTGGIYVRASQADFGLREIYEKRLSKLEKKKTEEKKVKVYKERYQYPLAVVLLLFFGELVLKARKREA